A window from Cyanobacteria bacterium FACHB-DQ100 encodes these proteins:
- a CDS encoding mannitol dehydrogenase family protein: protein MKDYFSVSTRSSLSDAGLQSAGIAPATVTELWKQQSPYNRSELNIGIVHFGPGRFFRAHLARIIHQHLSQKDLQWGICGVSLRSHRTITKLQPQDFLYTLTERYIGDEHHESADVIGSIKHMIDGAAEPNTVLELMESPTVHLVTLTVTQAGYCLDSRFALDINHPGIVHDLKHPTHPTTAIGFIVEALRRRRDRGIAPFTTLSCDNLPRNGEILQRAVLTYAEQVDSSLAEYIVNNATFPNTVVDRIVPQAHEADKEHSYRLLQVRDRSPIVTEPFWQFVVEDKFSSDRPMWEEIGVTMTDDITPFLHLKSRFLNAVHSFIACLAVRGGIECVHQALRFPEYHLFLRLLMDDITAATPVVDSMCEQYVDQVLLRLSNEATPDKIERIAAETSRKIGKYIAPILKDAHAQGVSLRRLMLPIAAWMLTIREGASELGQSFEANDKPEVIAAIQTGKPLSEMLGLEPGECCDLLDLECDRAMWEIRTRGLSATLRYYSQEHFEHDIVSAA from the coding sequence ATGAAAGACTATTTTTCGGTGAGCACTCGTTCTTCGTTGTCTGACGCAGGACTTCAGAGTGCAGGCATAGCTCCAGCTACTGTAACTGAGTTATGGAAACAACAGTCTCCTTATAATCGAAGCGAATTGAATATAGGTATTGTGCATTTTGGTCCGGGTCGTTTTTTCCGGGCGCACCTTGCACGTATTATTCATCAACACTTGTCTCAAAAGGATCTGCAATGGGGAATTTGCGGTGTGAGCCTTAGAAGTCATCGCACGATCACGAAGTTGCAGCCTCAAGACTTTCTTTATACTTTAACTGAGCGCTACATCGGGGATGAACATCATGAGTCAGCAGATGTGATTGGTTCGATCAAGCACATGATTGATGGTGCAGCAGAGCCGAACACTGTGCTTGAGCTAATGGAATCGCCTACGGTTCATTTGGTCACATTGACTGTGACTCAAGCCGGTTACTGTCTGGATTCACGGTTTGCTTTAGATATTAATCACCCTGGAATTGTGCATGATTTGAAGCATCCAACTCATCCAACGACTGCGATCGGGTTCATTGTGGAAGCCTTGCGTCGTCGTCGTGATCGTGGCATTGCACCTTTTACTACACTGTCTTGTGATAACTTACCGAGAAACGGGGAGATTTTACAAAGAGCGGTGCTAACTTATGCAGAACAGGTTGATTCAAGTCTTGCAGAGTACATTGTAAATAATGCAACTTTCCCGAATACTGTTGTCGATCGAATTGTACCGCAAGCGCATGAAGCTGATAAGGAGCATTCGTATCGATTATTACAGGTTCGCGATCGTTCACCGATTGTGACTGAACCGTTTTGGCAGTTTGTGGTTGAGGACAAGTTTAGCAGCGATCGACCGATGTGGGAAGAGATCGGCGTGACGATGACGGACGATATCACTCCTTTTCTGCATCTCAAATCTAGATTTCTAAATGCAGTTCACTCATTTATTGCTTGTTTGGCAGTTCGGGGTGGGATTGAGTGTGTCCATCAAGCACTGAGATTTCCAGAGTACCACTTATTTCTGCGGTTATTGATGGATGATATTACCGCTGCAACTCCGGTTGTCGATTCAATGTGCGAACAGTATGTTGATCAGGTGTTACTGAGATTAAGCAATGAAGCGACTCCTGACAAAATCGAGCGAATTGCGGCAGAAACTTCTCGAAAAATTGGGAAGTATATTGCTCCAATCTTGAAAGATGCTCATGCTCAAGGGGTGAGTTTAAGACGATTGATGTTGCCGATCGCGGCTTGGATGCTGACCATCCGAGAGGGTGCGAGTGAGCTTGGTCAGTCGTTTGAAGCCAACGATAAGCCAGAGGTGATTGCGGCGATTCAAACAGGGAAGCCATTGAGTGAAATGCTTGGATTAGAGCCGGGAGAGTGTTGCGACTTGCTCGATCTGGAGTGCGATCGGGCAATGTGGGAGATTCGGACACGCGGACTATCGGCTACACTCAGATATTACAGTCAGGAGCATTTTGAGCATGACATCGTTTCAGCCGCATAA
- a CDS encoding HAD family phosphatase: MTSFQPHKVVLFDHDGTVVDSEIVALKSAWKLTAEVVCEFPGARHYDLPDFIKHFAGKPYREILGQIYADAPMALAEADIQRLVLEEEDRAIDHLSIDAKPTEGTPAVLEELCDRGIEFALVSNSSLRRLKACLAASELMEYFGDRVFSAADSLPVRRPKPLPDVYLYAAQCLNAEVSNCIAVEDSISGVKSAVAAGIPMIVGYVGGTHITEDERSDRVSVLRSAGVHCVIEQMSELIPLL, encoded by the coding sequence ATGACATCGTTTCAGCCGCATAAGGTCGTTTTGTTTGACCATGACGGAACTGTTGTGGATAGCGAGATTGTGGCGTTAAAGAGCGCGTGGAAATTAACGGCTGAGGTGGTTTGCGAGTTTCCGGGGGCACGTCACTATGATTTGCCAGACTTTATCAAGCACTTTGCAGGGAAACCGTATCGAGAGATTTTGGGGCAAATTTATGCAGATGCACCGATGGCTTTAGCGGAGGCTGACATTCAGCGATTGGTGCTGGAGGAAGAAGATCGAGCGATCGATCACTTGAGCATTGATGCAAAGCCAACTGAGGGAACGCCTGCGGTGCTAGAGGAGTTGTGCGATCGTGGCATTGAGTTTGCGCTAGTGAGCAACAGTAGTCTACGGCGGTTAAAGGCTTGTTTAGCAGCTTCGGAGTTAATGGAGTATTTTGGCGATCGTGTGTTTAGTGCGGCTGATTCTCTTCCGGTTCGCAGACCGAAGCCTTTGCCAGATGTCTATCTTTATGCGGCACAGTGTTTGAATGCAGAGGTATCAAATTGTATTGCAGTCGAAGACTCAATCAGTGGAGTAAAATCTGCGGTTGCGGCTGGAATTCCAATGATTGTAGGGTATGTGGGCGGCACTCACATTACTGAAGATGAACGTAGCGATCGTGTCTCTGTACTGCGATCGGCGGGTGTTCATTGTGTGATTGAACAGATGTCTGAATTGATTCCATTGCTCTAA
- a CDS encoding glycosyltransferase family 2 protein, which translates to MNIIGRIKLPKSVDIAQLYVQCDGAVSIDDQEGSKKIVLGQGGTVSSSSYFNSFYESYYVKYTSLESIYYVLELEGDFKVTVYREVAESNAREAILEQHLEQCELSTPVKLAAIDLVQTENAGRIYAEITCLSEQGIFGSGWIATDQPKAREVSLGIVICTFKKEDYVRNTLSTLLQDELLHDRDLKIFVSDNGRTLDPNEFADSRVKLFPNMNAGGSGGFTRGIMEVLAEGSSTHLLLMDDDVELESESVFRLFSVHEYAKTELIIAGGLLNLNRKWSLYEAGATYNEASKTKGASDSLMPLNYDLDLRDTKVLNQLLREVDADYGGFWFCSFSKALVERIKLPLPLFIKLDDVEFCMRAKRKFGIPIVTFPSMAVWHIPASAKNLNWEAYYYFRNDLITYAMHFSPNYKHTVTNLTKEIMQALLKPDYDRAQMLIKAFEDYLKGTELIKGANPELTHPMTLKLSRSYENQIEIDTLASVELLARWASVAEQGRTRWEDASQDWKNAYAELTSEAFWREYLGLKEIAYSRAIGQ; encoded by the coding sequence ATGAATATTATTGGTAGAATCAAGCTTCCCAAGTCAGTTGATATTGCTCAATTGTATGTTCAATGTGATGGAGCAGTATCGATTGATGATCAGGAAGGCAGCAAAAAGATAGTTCTGGGTCAAGGTGGAACGGTTTCTTCTAGCTCTTATTTCAATTCATTTTACGAAAGCTACTACGTTAAATACACCTCGCTTGAATCTATCTATTATGTGCTAGAGCTAGAGGGTGATTTTAAGGTTACTGTTTACAGAGAAGTCGCTGAAAGTAATGCAAGAGAAGCAATTTTAGAACAACATCTTGAGCAGTGCGAGCTTTCTACGCCTGTGAAGCTGGCTGCGATCGATCTGGTTCAAACCGAAAATGCAGGCAGAATCTATGCTGAGATTACTTGCCTCAGTGAACAGGGAATTTTCGGGTCTGGCTGGATTGCGACGGATCAACCGAAAGCTAGGGAAGTTTCACTTGGCATTGTGATTTGTACGTTCAAGAAAGAGGATTACGTTAGAAATACTCTTTCGACGCTGCTGCAAGATGAATTGTTGCACGATCGCGATTTAAAGATTTTTGTTTCGGATAATGGTCGGACACTTGATCCGAATGAGTTTGCAGATTCGAGAGTGAAGCTATTTCCGAACATGAATGCGGGTGGTAGTGGTGGCTTTACCAGAGGCATCATGGAGGTTTTAGCAGAAGGTAGCTCGACTCATCTTCTATTGATGGATGATGATGTCGAGTTAGAAAGCGAAAGCGTTTTTCGACTGTTCTCGGTGCATGAGTATGCGAAGACGGAGTTGATCATTGCGGGTGGCTTGCTGAACTTAAACAGAAAATGGTCTTTGTATGAGGCAGGCGCAACCTACAACGAGGCTTCTAAAACGAAGGGTGCATCTGACTCACTGATGCCATTGAACTATGATTTAGATTTGCGGGATACTAAGGTTCTGAATCAATTGTTGAGGGAAGTGGATGCAGATTATGGTGGGTTTTGGTTCTGCTCTTTCTCGAAAGCGTTGGTAGAGCGGATCAAACTGCCGTTGCCGTTGTTTATTAAGCTCGATGATGTTGAGTTCTGCATGAGAGCAAAGCGGAAGTTTGGCATTCCGATCGTCACCTTCCCGTCGATGGCAGTATGGCATATTCCCGCTTCTGCAAAGAACCTCAATTGGGAAGCATACTACTATTTCCGCAATGATTTGATTACTTATGCAATGCACTTCTCACCGAACTATAAACATACGGTGACTAATCTGACCAAAGAGATTATGCAGGCGTTGTTAAAGCCAGATTACGATCGTGCTCAGATGCTGATTAAAGCATTTGAGGACTATCTGAAAGGGACGGAGTTGATTAAGGGTGCTAATCCAGAGTTGACTCACCCGATGACGCTGAAGCTGAGTCGGAGCTATGAAAATCAAATCGAGATTGATACTTTAGCAAGCGTTGAGCTTTTAGCACGTTGGGCAAGTGTTGCAGAACAAGGGCGCACGCGCTGGGAGGATGCGAGTCAGGACTGGAAAAATGCTTATGCAGAGCTAACGTCTGAGGCGTTTTGGCGGGAGTATCTAGGGCTGAAAGAGATAGCTTACTCACGGGCGATCGGGCAGTAA